The Arachis hypogaea cultivar Tifrunner chromosome 19, arahy.Tifrunner.gnm2.J5K5, whole genome shotgun sequence genome has a window encoding:
- the LOC140182312 gene encoding uncharacterized protein, translated as MAAAMQATAEALGNQINQGNHGNTNDEDGPMTLATFLKVHPPTFRGTSNPTYADNWIQVMERALQAQQLWKYTPDASHVLEPEPIQVREDLTLPVIPVRIDDFSIKRLRGREVSLVKVAWSRAGIEEHTWELESDI; from the exons atggctgcagctatgcaAGCAACAGCCGAGGCATTGGGTAATCAGATAAATCAGGGTAATCATGGGAACACTAATGATGAGGacggtcctatgacacttgctacCTTTCTGAAAGTTCATCCTCCGACCTTTAGGGGAACTTCAAATCCCACTtatgcagataattggattcaagTTATGGAAAGGGCTTTACAGGCAcaacag CTTTGGAAATATACTCCTGACGCAAGTCATGTTTTGgaaccagaaccaatccaagtaagagaagatctaacactcccAGTAATTCCGGTGAGAATTGATGACTTTAGTATTAAACGATTACGCGGAAGGGAAGTATCgttggtaaaagtagcttggagtcgagccggtatcgaggaacatacctggGAGCTCGAATCAGATATATGA